A genomic stretch from Cloacibacterium caeni includes:
- a CDS encoding SRPBCC domain-containing protein, translated as MEPLIVNVTINAPIEKVWAFFTEAEHIVNWNFAHESWHCPKAENNLEIGGEFFYTMAAIDKSASFVFHGTYTEIIPLHKIEYHIEDGRKVEVFFHKIDENTTEIFERFEPEMINALEMQEQGWQSILNQFKNYTEGNS; from the coding sequence ATGGAACCACTTATTGTAAATGTCACCATCAATGCGCCAATAGAAAAGGTTTGGGCGTTTTTTACCGAAGCTGAACATATTGTAAATTGGAATTTTGCACACGAAAGTTGGCATTGTCCGAAAGCGGAAAATAACTTAGAAATAGGTGGCGAATTTTTCTATACCATGGCTGCTATAGACAAGTCGGCAAGTTTTGTTTTTCATGGAACGTATACGGAAATCATTCCGCTTCATAAAATTGAATATCATATAGAAGATGGTAGAAAAGTAGAGGTGTTTTTTCATAAAATAGATGAAAATACTACCGAAATTTTCGAACGCTTCGAGCCAGAAATGATTAATGCTTTGGAAATGCAAGAACAAGGATGGCAAAGCATTCTTAATCAATTTAAAAATTATACAGAAGGAAACTCTTAG
- a CDS encoding nuclear transport factor 2 family protein, producing the protein MKKIVLFLAMVSLFSCKKEEEKIIKIDTTENEKIAKQLFVEFNKHDWQKMANLYIENAEFKEPGSKMKLHKKSREQIVKEYSELQMMFPDVQDSLVAIYPSGKNNVIVEFVAKSTNPDKTKSELPICTIFTIENGKITKDFSYFDNSQN; encoded by the coding sequence ATGAAAAAAATCGTTTTATTTTTAGCTATGGTTTCGCTTTTTTCTTGCAAAAAAGAAGAAGAAAAAATCATAAAAATAGATACTACCGAAAACGAAAAAATTGCAAAGCAACTTTTTGTAGAATTTAACAAACACGATTGGCAAAAAATGGCAAATTTATATATAGAAAATGCCGAATTTAAAGAGCCAGGTTCAAAGATGAAGTTGCATAAAAAATCTCGTGAGCAGATTGTGAAAGAATATAGTGAACTACAAATGATGTTTCCTGATGTACAAGATTCTCTAGTGGCAATTTATCCTTCAGGAAAAAATAACGTCATTGTAGAATTTGTAGCCAAATCTACCAATCCGGATAAAACCAAATCAGAACTGCCAATTTGTACAATTTTCACCATAGAAAATGGTAAAATCACTAAAGATTTCAGCTATTTTGATAATTCTCAGAACTAG
- the katG gene encoding catalase/peroxidase HPI: MSLGNSGKCPVMHGANTGSDQSVMSWWPKALNLDILHQHDKKTNPLGEEFNYAEEFKKLDLEAVKTDLKNLMTESQDWWPADWGHYGGLMIRMAWHSAGTYRVADGRGGANTGNQRFAPLNSWPDNANLDKARRLLWPIKRKYGNKLSWADLMILAGNMAYESMGLKTFGFAGGREDIWHPEKDIYWGSEKEWLAPTGSEGSRYSGERDLENPLAAVMMGLIYVNPEGVDGNPDPLKTARDMRITFKRMAMNDEETVALTAGGHTVGKAHGNGDASTLGPDPEEGGVENQGFGWMNPKGAAGNTVTSGIEGAWTTHPTRFDNGFFDLLFKYDWQLTKSPAGAWQYEPVNIAEEDKPLDAHNPNVRRNPMMTDADMALKVDPEYRKISEKFHQDPAYFQEVFARAWFKLTHRDLGPKSRYLGADVPAEDLIWQDPIPTVDYTLSDAEIEDLKTKLLNSGLTRTELINTAWDSARTFRGSDFRGGANGARIRLEPMKNWEGNEPARLEKVLNKLTEIQSTLDKKVSIADLIVLGGSAAVEQAAKDAGFDVKVPFAAGRGDATQEQTDVESFEELEPLHDAYRNWLKKDYVVTPEELMLDKTQLLGLTAPEMTVLIGGMRVLGTNYGGTQHGVFTDKVGVLTNDFFVNLTDMNFKWEPVAENLYNIVDRKSGATKFTATRVDLVFGSNSILRSYAEVYAQDDNKEKFVNDFIKVWTKVMNADRFDLK; the protein is encoded by the coding sequence ATGTCATTAGGAAATTCAGGGAAATGCCCTGTAATGCATGGCGCAAATACAGGCAGTGACCAATCAGTAATGAGTTGGTGGCCTAAAGCTTTAAATCTTGATATTCTTCATCAGCATGACAAGAAAACCAATCCTCTAGGAGAAGAATTCAACTATGCGGAAGAATTTAAGAAATTAGATTTAGAAGCAGTAAAAACAGATTTAAAAAATTTAATGACCGAAAGCCAAGATTGGTGGCCTGCAGATTGGGGACACTATGGCGGTTTAATGATTAGAATGGCTTGGCATTCTGCTGGAACGTATAGAGTTGCAGACGGAAGAGGTGGAGCGAATACAGGAAATCAACGTTTTGCACCGCTTAATTCTTGGCCTGATAATGCTAACTTAGATAAAGCGAGAAGATTGCTTTGGCCAATCAAAAGAAAATACGGAAACAAGCTTTCTTGGGCAGACCTTATGATTCTAGCAGGAAACATGGCTTATGAATCAATGGGACTTAAAACCTTTGGATTTGCAGGTGGTAGAGAAGATATATGGCATCCAGAAAAAGATATTTATTGGGGAAGCGAAAAAGAATGGTTAGCGCCAACTGGTAGCGAAGGTAGCCGTTATTCTGGAGAAAGAGATTTAGAAAATCCTTTAGCTGCAGTAATGATGGGATTAATTTATGTAAATCCAGAAGGAGTAGATGGAAACCCAGATCCATTGAAAACTGCTAGAGATATGCGTATTACATTCAAGAGAATGGCAATGAATGACGAGGAGACTGTAGCACTTACAGCAGGTGGTCATACTGTAGGAAAAGCTCACGGAAACGGTGATGCTTCTACATTAGGACCAGATCCAGAAGAAGGAGGAGTAGAAAATCAAGGTTTTGGATGGATGAATCCTAAAGGTGCAGCTGGTAATACGGTAACTTCTGGTATTGAAGGAGCTTGGACTACTCATCCTACAAGATTTGATAATGGTTTCTTTGATTTATTATTCAAGTATGATTGGCAATTAACCAAGAGTCCAGCTGGAGCTTGGCAATATGAACCAGTAAACATTGCTGAGGAAGATAAACCACTAGATGCACATAATCCTAATGTTCGTAGAAATCCTATGATGACAGATGCAGATATGGCGCTAAAAGTAGACCCTGAATACAGAAAAATTTCTGAGAAATTCCACCAAGATCCAGCATATTTCCAAGAAGTATTTGCAAGAGCTTGGTTTAAATTAACTCACAGAGATTTAGGTCCTAAATCAAGATACTTAGGAGCAGATGTTCCTGCTGAAGATTTAATTTGGCAAGACCCAATTCCTACAGTAGATTACACGCTTTCTGATGCTGAAATCGAAGATTTAAAAACTAAACTTCTAAATTCTGGATTAACCAGAACAGAACTCATCAATACAGCTTGGGATTCTGCGAGAACTTTCCGTGGTTCTGATTTCAGAGGTGGAGCAAATGGTGCTAGAATTAGACTAGAGCCTATGAAAAACTGGGAAGGAAACGAACCGGCAAGATTAGAAAAAGTCTTAAATAAACTTACAGAAATTCAGTCAACTTTAGATAAAAAAGTAAGCATTGCAGATTTAATCGTTCTAGGAGGAAGTGCAGCAGTAGAACAAGCAGCTAAAGATGCAGGTTTTGATGTAAAAGTTCCATTTGCAGCAGGAAGAGGAGATGCTACACAAGAACAAACAGATGTAGAATCTTTCGAAGAGCTAGAACCATTACACGACGCATACAGAAACTGGTTGAAAAAAGATTATGTGGTAACTCCAGAAGAATTGATGCTAGATAAAACTCAATTACTTGGTCTTACAGCTCCAGAAATGACGGTGTTAATTGGTGGTATGAGAGTTTTAGGAACCAATTACGGAGGAACTCAACATGGTGTATTTACCGATAAAGTAGGAGTTTTGACTAATGATTTCTTTGTAAATCTTACAGACATGAACTTCAAATGGGAGCCAGTTGCAGAAAATCTATACAATATTGTAGATAGAAAATCTGGCGCTACTAAATTCACAGCAACAAGAGTAGATTTAGTGTTTGGCTCTAATTCTATCTTAAGATCTTATGCAGAAGTATATGCGCAAGATGACAACAAAGAGAAATTTGTAAATGATTTCATCAAAGTTTGGACGAAAGTGATGAACGCAGATCGTTTCGACTTAAAATAA
- a CDS encoding RNA polymerase sigma factor, giving the protein MKNLQQEFLEKIESHKGMIFKVSKMYVDHQEDREDLYQEIVFQLWKSYQNFEGKSQFSTWLYRVSINTALTFLNKEKKKTDNASLTENIDVQDENSDEKETQLEFFYKAVHELNPVEKALIFLFLEGQSHKEIATNIGITEVNARVKLNRTKEKLQQIIKNYGYEF; this is encoded by the coding sequence ATGAAGAATCTGCAACAAGAATTTTTAGAGAAAATTGAAAGTCATAAAGGGATGATTTTCAAGGTATCTAAAATGTATGTAGATCATCAGGAAGATAGAGAAGATCTTTATCAGGAAATTGTATTTCAGCTTTGGAAATCTTACCAAAACTTCGAAGGCAAAAGTCAGTTTTCTACATGGTTATACAGAGTAAGTATCAATACTGCACTTACTTTTCTTAACAAAGAAAAAAAGAAAACCGATAATGCTTCGTTAACCGAAAATATAGATGTACAAGACGAAAATTCTGACGAAAAAGAAACACAATTAGAATTTTTTTATAAAGCAGTTCATGAACTCAATCCTGTAGAAAAAGCGCTGATTTTTTTATTTCTCGAAGGCCAAAGTCATAAAGAAATCGCTACCAATATTGGGATTACCGAAGTTAACGCACGTGTAAAACTCAACCGAACCAAAGAAAAATTACAACAAATTATTAAAAATTACGGCTATGAATTTTGA
- a CDS encoding TonB-dependent receptor, with protein sequence MYKKLITSLLLLVTTVVLAQVGSVTISVFDEFSKKPLSATISIQGGKDEIFIGNGSILIPEIPTGNYNFKISAGGYDDGFLNDINVVPNQNLTFSIGLNKVATQIKEVTITKKVYKTTAESPISLRNITSEEVQKNAGSNRDVSKAILSFPGVGSTATFRNDLFIRGGSSAENKFYIDGIEVPVINHFQTQGASGGPRGIITVDFIKDVDFYSGAFPAKRNGVLSSLFEFNLKQARKDKLGYKAIVGLDDLQLMMDGPLSKDQSWSGLFSVRKSNLQLLFKGIGLPFLPSYYDATFKVSKKYKSGDELYFIGLGAKDQFEYNFDAKKTLYNLTLIDKLPNSPQWNYTVGAGYRHLVENGNWLFTLSRNMLDNQAIKYYRNIETPDNLLYNYQSREAENKLRIDRNFNWNDYQFSAGTNINFAKYTNDSTVKQVNQNSVDFDVINSELNLVQYGLYLQTAKKFLENKVQVSLGARLDASNYTNLTNNPLEQFSPRFSLNYKFAENWAFNFNTGIFYQLPAYTSLGLKLNDALVNENTLKYIRNAHLVGGLEFNGKDNLRITVEGYYKKYKNYPFSLRNQISLANLGGGFGVVGNEPVDSRGFGETYGFEILAQKRTLNNFYGIVAYTFGNSKFSNAAGDLLPSSWDSRHILSLTTGKYFNRNWNVGARFRLQSGLPETPYDLNRSALVNIWNIANGPVSNFAQLNTLRGNVAHQLDIRAEKKWIFSKWQFTFYMDVVNVYGSKNASNLPVVNLQRDASDNGIIANPNAPQDQQYYLLEVGESDRNMPLPYFGFIFEF encoded by the coding sequence ATGTATAAAAAATTAATTACCAGTTTACTTTTATTAGTGACCACCGTAGTTTTGGCACAAGTAGGAAGTGTTACGATCTCGGTTTTTGATGAATTTTCTAAAAAGCCACTTTCGGCTACCATTTCTATTCAAGGAGGTAAAGATGAAATTTTTATTGGGAACGGAAGTATTTTAATTCCTGAAATTCCTACAGGAAACTATAATTTCAAAATTTCAGCAGGAGGTTATGATGATGGCTTTCTGAATGATATCAACGTAGTTCCTAATCAGAATCTTACTTTTTCTATCGGCTTGAATAAAGTCGCTACTCAGATTAAAGAAGTAACGATTACTAAAAAAGTTTACAAAACTACCGCAGAATCCCCAATTTCCCTTAGAAATATTACAAGCGAAGAAGTGCAAAAAAATGCAGGTTCTAACCGTGATGTTTCGAAAGCAATTTTAAGTTTTCCAGGAGTGGGAAGTACAGCAACTTTCAGAAATGACCTTTTTATCCGTGGAGGAAGTTCTGCAGAAAATAAATTTTATATCGATGGAATAGAAGTTCCAGTGATTAATCACTTTCAAACGCAAGGAGCAAGCGGTGGACCAAGAGGAATTATCACCGTAGATTTCATCAAAGATGTCGATTTTTATAGCGGTGCTTTTCCAGCCAAGAGAAATGGTGTTTTGTCTTCGCTTTTTGAATTTAATTTAAAACAAGCCAGAAAAGATAAACTCGGGTACAAAGCGATTGTAGGTCTTGATGATTTACAATTGATGATGGATGGACCTCTAAGCAAAGACCAATCATGGAGCGGACTTTTTTCTGTAAGAAAATCTAATCTTCAGTTGCTTTTCAAAGGAATTGGTTTGCCTTTTTTACCAAGTTATTATGATGCAACTTTCAAAGTGTCTAAAAAATATAAATCTGGTGACGAATTGTATTTCATAGGTTTAGGTGCAAAAGATCAATTTGAATATAATTTTGATGCTAAAAAAACACTTTATAATCTAACTTTGATAGACAAATTGCCTAATTCCCCACAGTGGAATTATACGGTTGGAGCTGGTTACAGACATTTGGTGGAAAACGGAAACTGGTTATTTACTTTGAGCCGAAATATGCTCGATAACCAAGCAATTAAATATTACAGAAATATAGAAACTCCAGATAATTTATTGTACAATTATCAGTCTAGAGAAGCCGAAAACAAATTGAGAATTGACAGAAATTTCAATTGGAATGATTATCAATTCAGTGCAGGAACCAATATTAATTTCGCAAAGTATACCAATGATTCTACCGTGAAACAAGTCAATCAAAATTCGGTAGATTTTGATGTCATTAACTCTGAATTAAATCTTGTTCAATACGGATTGTATCTACAAACGGCGAAGAAATTTCTAGAAAATAAAGTACAAGTTTCACTAGGCGCGAGATTAGATGCAAGCAATTATACTAATTTAACCAATAATCCTTTAGAACAATTTTCTCCAAGATTTTCATTGAATTATAAATTTGCAGAAAATTGGGCGTTTAATTTCAATACAGGAATTTTCTATCAACTTCCAGCTTACACGAGTTTAGGACTAAAACTGAATGATGCTTTGGTGAATGAAAATACTTTAAAATACATCAGAAATGCACATTTAGTGGGTGGTTTAGAATTTAATGGAAAAGACAATTTAAGAATTACCGTAGAAGGTTACTATAAAAAATATAAAAACTATCCTTTCTCACTCAGAAACCAAATTTCTCTAGCGAATTTAGGTGGAGGTTTCGGAGTGGTAGGAAACGAACCTGTAGATTCTAGAGGTTTCGGAGAAACGTACGGTTTTGAAATTCTAGCTCAAAAAAGAACTTTAAACAATTTCTACGGAATTGTAGCCTATACTTTCGGGAATTCTAAATTTTCTAATGCTGCTGGTGATTTATTGCCTTCTAGTTGGGATTCTAGACACATTCTTTCTTTAACTACAGGAAAATATTTTAATAGAAATTGGAATGTAGGTGCAAGATTTAGATTGCAATCTGGTTTGCCAGAAACACCTTATGATTTAAACAGAAGTGCTTTGGTTAATATTTGGAACATTGCCAATGGTCCAGTTTCTAATTTTGCACAATTAAATACTTTGAGAGGAAATGTAGCGCATCAATTAGACATCAGAGCAGAAAAAAAATGGATTTTCAGCAAATGGCAATTCACATTTTATATGGATGTAGTGAATGTATATGGTTCTAAAAACGCCAGCAATTTGCCAGTGGTAAATCTGCAAAGAGATGCTTCGGATAACGGAATTATTGCCAATCCTAATGCTCCACAAGATCAACAGTATTATTTGTTAGAAGTAGGAGAATCTGATCGAAATATGCCACTTCCTTATTTCGGATTTATATTTGAATTTTAA
- the tpx gene encoding thiol peroxidase — MANITLQGNEIHTSGNLPELGTVAQDFTLVAEDLSEKTLSDFAGKKVVLNIFPSIDTGVCAASARKFNEEASALDNTVVVNVSKDLPFALGRFCASEGLQNVMNLSDYRGNFGENYGLTIADSPLKGLLSRAVVVLDENGTVKYTEQVPEIAQEPNYAAALEAVK, encoded by the coding sequence ATGGCAAATATTACATTACAAGGAAACGAAATTCACACTTCAGGAAATTTACCAGAACTAGGAACTGTAGCACAAGATTTTACATTAGTTGCAGAAGATTTATCAGAAAAAACATTGTCTGATTTTGCTGGTAAAAAAGTAGTACTTAATATTTTCCCGAGTATAGATACAGGAGTTTGCGCCGCTTCTGCTAGAAAATTTAACGAAGAAGCATCTGCTTTAGATAATACAGTTGTGGTAAATGTTTCTAAAGATTTACCATTCGCTTTAGGTAGATTTTGTGCTTCAGAAGGACTTCAAAATGTAATGAATCTTTCTGATTACAGAGGAAACTTTGGCGAAAATTATGGTTTAACGATTGCTGACTCTCCGCTTAAAGGTTTGTTAAGTAGAGCAGTGGTAGTTTTAGACGAAAACGGAACTGTAAAATATACAGAGCAAGTTCCAGAAATAGCTCAAGAGCCTAATTATGCAGCAGCTTTAGAAGCTGTAAAATAA
- a CDS encoding NADP-dependent isocitrate dehydrogenase, with translation MSNNSTIIYTYTDEAPMLATHSLLPIIQKYASTAGINVESRDISLAGRILANFPEYLTEEQKTADALAELGELATKPEANIIKLPNISASVPQLEEAIAELQKHGYAVPNYPAEPKTEEETTINKKYAKVLGSAVNPVLREGNSDRRAPKAVKNYAKANPHRMGVWAADSKTSVAHMNNGDFYGTENSTTVENECKYRIVFYGNDGSSKVLKDFAPLKAGEVIDSSVMNISALKSFVKEAINEAKEKNVLLSAHLKATMMKVSDPIIFGAVVETYFADVFEKYAATFKELDINPNFGLATLFEKIAGHAQEAEIKADIEKTIENGPRIAMVNSDKGITNFHVSSDVIVDASMAALVRGGGKMWNREGKEEDTVCIIPDRTYAGFYDAIVEEMKQNGAIDPTTFGTVPNVGLMAQKAEEYGSHDKTFQISGEGTVKIEDENGTTLLEQNVQNGDIFRMCQTKDAPIQDWVKLAVNRARLSNTPAIFWLDKGRAHDAQIIKKVEKYLQNYDLTGLDIRIMDVKDAMLETLKRGREGKDTISVSGNVLRDYLTDMFPILELGTSAKMLSIVPLMNGGGLFETGAGGSAPKHIQQFLEEGYLRWDSLGEFLALQASLEHLSQTQNNPKAQVLADALDEANAKFLATDKSPARKVGGIDNRGSHFYLAMYWAEALANQTADAELAATFAPIAKSMQENEAKINEELIGAQGKSQDIGGYYQPDSTKTYAAMRASATLNAIVDSL, from the coding sequence ATGTCTAACAATTCAACAATCATCTATACGTATACAGATGAAGCGCCAATGTTGGCAACTCACTCATTATTACCAATCATTCAAAAATATGCTTCTACTGCTGGAATTAATGTAGAATCTAGAGACATTTCTTTGGCTGGAAGAATTTTGGCAAATTTCCCAGAATATTTAACCGAAGAACAAAAAACTGCAGACGCACTTGCAGAATTAGGAGAATTAGCGACTAAACCAGAAGCTAACATCATTAAATTACCCAATATTTCTGCTTCTGTTCCGCAATTAGAAGAAGCGATTGCAGAATTACAAAAACACGGTTATGCAGTGCCTAATTATCCTGCAGAACCAAAAACCGAAGAAGAAACTACCATCAATAAAAAATATGCTAAAGTTTTAGGAAGTGCTGTAAATCCTGTTCTAAGAGAAGGAAACTCAGATAGAAGAGCGCCTAAAGCGGTTAAAAATTACGCAAAAGCAAATCCTCACAGAATGGGAGTTTGGGCTGCAGATTCTAAAACTTCTGTTGCTCACATGAATAATGGAGATTTCTACGGTACTGAAAACTCTACCACTGTAGAAAACGAATGTAAATATAGAATTGTATTCTATGGAAATGATGGTTCATCTAAAGTTTTGAAAGATTTTGCTCCTTTAAAAGCTGGTGAAGTAATCGATTCTTCTGTGATGAATATTTCTGCACTAAAATCTTTTGTAAAAGAAGCCATCAACGAAGCTAAAGAAAAAAATGTATTGCTTTCTGCACATTTGAAAGCTACGATGATGAAGGTTTCTGACCCAATTATCTTTGGAGCGGTTGTTGAAACTTATTTTGCTGATGTTTTTGAGAAATATGCAGCAACTTTCAAAGAATTAGACATTAATCCTAACTTTGGTTTAGCTACCCTTTTCGAAAAAATTGCTGGTCATGCTCAAGAAGCTGAAATTAAAGCAGACATCGAAAAAACAATTGAAAACGGACCAAGAATTGCGATGGTAAATTCTGATAAAGGCATTACCAATTTCCACGTTTCTTCAGACGTTATCGTAGATGCTTCTATGGCAGCTTTAGTAAGAGGTGGCGGTAAAATGTGGAATAGAGAAGGAAAAGAAGAAGATACCGTTTGTATTATTCCAGATAGAACTTACGCTGGTTTCTATGATGCAATAGTAGAAGAAATGAAACAAAACGGCGCAATAGACCCAACTACTTTCGGTACTGTTCCAAACGTAGGTTTAATGGCTCAAAAAGCTGAAGAATACGGTTCTCACGATAAAACTTTCCAAATTTCTGGAGAAGGAACTGTAAAAATTGAAGACGAAAACGGAACTACCCTTTTAGAACAAAACGTTCAGAATGGTGATATTTTCAGAATGTGCCAAACCAAAGATGCTCCCATCCAAGATTGGGTAAAACTAGCGGTAAACAGAGCGAGACTTTCTAACACTCCAGCTATTTTCTGGTTAGACAAAGGAAGAGCTCACGATGCACAAATCATCAAAAAAGTAGAAAAATATCTTCAAAATTACGATTTAACGGGTCTTGACATCAGAATTATGGATGTAAAAGATGCTATGCTCGAAACACTGAAAAGAGGTAGAGAAGGTAAAGACACGATTTCGGTTTCTGGAAACGTTTTAAGAGATTATTTAACCGACATGTTCCCAATTTTAGAGCTTGGAACTTCTGCTAAAATGCTCTCTATCGTTCCATTGATGAACGGTGGTGGTTTATTTGAAACGGGAGCTGGCGGTTCTGCTCCAAAACACATTCAACAATTTTTAGAAGAAGGTTATCTAAGATGGGATTCTCTAGGCGAATTTTTAGCTTTACAAGCAAGTTTAGAGCACCTTTCTCAGACTCAAAACAATCCTAAAGCGCAAGTTCTAGCGGATGCTCTTGATGAAGCAAATGCTAAATTCTTAGCAACAGATAAATCTCCTGCAAGAAAAGTGGGCGGAATAGACAACAGAGGTTCTCACTTCTACTTGGCCATGTATTGGGCGGAAGCTTTGGCAAATCAAACTGCAGATGCTGAATTAGCAGCTACTTTTGCACCAATTGCTAAATCAATGCAAGAAAACGAAGCAAAAATCAATGAAGAATTAATTGGAGCGCAAGGAAAATCGCAAGACATTGGTGGTTATTATCAACCAGATTCTACGAAAACTTACGCAGCTATGAGAGCTTCGGCTACATTAAATGCAATTGTAGATTCTTTATAA
- a CDS encoding S41 family peptidase encodes MKKIAFLLLILTLNSCISVKKYNERLEKPISSEKLKQDIDYAYIKLQKLHPTLYTYISKETLDYKFDSLKNTIHEPLKPLEFYFKLAPVISEVRQGHLRLVPPEKKLTKKEIKKLKEQKGLLGRLSYYVENDKLYVKDNPEKVSNIKNGSEVIAINNIETETLLKKYETLITSDGYNTTYQKYSMARRFPTFFTVEYGIMDSVKIDLKSENTLDQKLVIREKKSKEDKKKEKTDKKPTEEKKTKDYNPVTKSFNRNLKFLEKDSSIAYIKIKTFSGTYSQKFYRETFREIKKAKSKYLILDIRDNLGGSLAEITNLYSYLAKDKFRFINDLEVANRTSITHADYFSHFPNYLKPIAAVGYLPSKLTSLLMVRHKTDKYYLKSQNIFTLKKPKKDAFEGEIYVLINGSSFSASSVISAKLKNDKRAMIIGEETGGANDGTVAGIYSTQKLPNSKLKLPIGLFLVQPNIEFTHTMKGVTPDVEIKPNFKQILERKDIELEWILKEIKGK; translated from the coding sequence ATGAAAAAAATTGCATTCCTCCTCTTAATTTTAACTCTAAATTCTTGTATTTCAGTAAAAAAGTACAATGAACGCCTTGAAAAGCCCATTTCCAGCGAAAAGCTAAAACAAGATATAGATTACGCCTATATAAAACTTCAGAAACTTCATCCTACTCTATATACTTATATATCCAAAGAGACATTAGATTATAAATTTGACAGTCTTAAAAACACCATTCATGAACCGTTAAAACCTTTAGAATTTTATTTTAAACTCGCACCAGTTATCTCAGAAGTGAGACAAGGTCATTTAAGATTGGTTCCGCCTGAGAAAAAACTTACCAAGAAGGAAATTAAAAAACTCAAAGAACAAAAAGGACTTCTGGGAAGATTATCTTATTATGTAGAAAACGACAAACTCTATGTAAAAGACAACCCAGAAAAAGTTTCCAATATCAAAAACGGTTCAGAAGTCATTGCCATTAACAATATAGAAACCGAAACACTACTTAAAAAATACGAAACCCTCATCACCAGTGATGGTTATAACACCACCTATCAAAAATATTCGATGGCGAGAAGATTTCCTACTTTTTTCACGGTAGAATATGGAATAATGGACAGCGTGAAAATAGATTTAAAATCCGAAAATACCCTTGACCAAAAACTCGTTATCCGAGAAAAAAAATCAAAAGAAGATAAAAAGAAGGAAAAAACCGATAAAAAACCAACAGAAGAAAAGAAAACCAAAGACTACAATCCCGTGACCAAAAGTTTCAATAGAAATTTGAAATTTTTAGAAAAAGACAGCAGTATAGCATACATCAAAATCAAGACATTTTCGGGGACTTATTCTCAAAAATTTTACAGAGAAACTTTTCGAGAAATCAAAAAGGCCAAATCTAAGTACCTCATCTTAGACATCAGAGATAATTTGGGCGGTTCTCTTGCCGAAATTACGAATTTGTATAGCTATTTAGCAAAAGATAAATTCAGATTCATCAATGATTTAGAGGTAGCTAATAGAACTTCCATTACTCATGCTGATTATTTTTCGCACTTTCCAAATTATCTGAAACCAATTGCAGCTGTGGGATATTTACCATCTAAATTAACCAGTTTATTGATGGTTCGTCACAAAACCGATAAATATTATTTAAAATCTCAGAACATTTTCACCCTGAAAAAGCCTAAAAAAGATGCTTTCGAAGGGGAAATTTATGTTCTCATCAACGGAAGCAGTTTTTCTGCATCTTCTGTAATTTCTGCAAAATTAAAAAACGACAAGCGCGCCATGATTATAGGAGAAGAAACTGGTGGCGCCAATGACGGAACAGTTGCTGGAATTTATAGCACTCAAAAACTGCCAAATTCTAAACTAAAATTACCCATTGGATTGTTTTTGGTTCAGCCCAATATAGAATTCACTCATACCATGAAAGGAGTTACTCCAGATGTAGAAATAAAGCCTAATTTTAAACAAATTTTGGAACGAAAAGATATAGAATTAGAATGGATTCTGAAAGAAATCAAAGGAAAATAA